CACACCAACTACATTATATTGCTCTGCTACTTTCCTTAAAACTTCCAAAGCAATACTATCAGAACTTGCAAAAAAAATTTTCACAATTTAACAACCCTCCTTTTTTTCATATAAGGACTTAACAATTTATTCCTAAGTTGATCCTCATAATAGTCAATAAAAAGCACGCCTTTTAAATGGTCCATCTCATGCTGAACAATTCTGGCTAAAAAACTTGAATTCTCAATCTTGAAAAACTTACCATTCTCATTATAAGCCTCAACTACAATAGATTTTGGCCTAGAGAGATCATAATAAACCCCAGGAATACTTAAACAACCTTCTCTATAAACAGAAAGCTCAAAAGAAGTTTCTGTTATTAAAGGATTAACAAAAACTAAAGGCTGTGCCATTACATTTTCTCTAACTACAAAAAGAGACAAATCAAGACCTACTTGAGGCGCCGCCAACCCAACACCATTATTAAGATCCATCAAATCTACCATCTCAAAAACAGTCTTTCTAAGTTCATCATCAATATTTAAAACTGGATTTGCGTTTATCCGCAGCAAATCATCAGGATAAAAAACTATCTCCATAAAATCCCCAAAAAAATTAAACTATGATTTTATTTGTCCGAAAAGCTTCCATTCCTCATTTTCTGTCTCTGAAAAATAAATACTACCCTTTCTAGACTTAGGAAAAGCGTAAAGCTTTCCCTCATTTTCATCTTTAAATACTAAAAACTCCTTAAGCTCTATTTTCGAAGGAAGGAGTGTTTTATCTTGACCATTCATTCTTAATTTCCAATGACCATCCAATGTTTTATAAAAAAAAATCCTATCATTAAGGGTATTAATCTCATAATTATTCTTTTTGTGTACATTATCATCTAATTTAAAAATTCCCAACGCATAATTCAAAAACTCTTTATTGCACTGAACAGTATTCTTAATAGACCCAACATATGCGGCCTTAACCTGCTCACTTTTTGAATCAATAAAAAATAAGGCAGGACTTCTTTTTAAATTAATCTCACTAAAAATCTCATTATTGATGTCAATAACCAAAAAAACATTGTTTTTAGCAATAGTTTCAAGCAACTTGTCATCTTCAAAGGACTTTAAAAAATCCTTTATTAAATTATCCTTAATGTCTCTTCCCACTAATATTAAAACATTCTTACATAACTGCCGGGCTTCATCAATAGCATCCTTATAAGAATTATGAAAAATAATATCAAATGAAAGCGAAAGTAAATGCACAAAGCTAAAAACAATCAATATTGTAACTAAGCTTACAAATCTCATATCTTACTAGTCGATATCTCTAAGAACTTCAACTCGTCACCACTAAAATATTCTCTTAAACTAAAATACACAAATTTATGATAACTATTGACATATTCTAATTCATCTTCTGAAAGCATTTCAGTAACTATTAATTCTTTTTCAAAAGGCACAAGAGTTAAATTTTCAAACTCTAAAAAAGTTCCAAATTCATTTGAATAACTTTGCTTCACAAAAACTAAATTTTCAGTCCTAATGCCATATTTAGAGCTTCGATAGATCCCAGGCTCAATTGAAGCAATCTCAGAACCTTTAAAAGGATAACTAGACAAAGGACTAATAGAAACAGGAGGTTCATGAACATTAAGAAAAAATCCTACTCCATGACCCGTTCCATGAGCAAAATTTATTCCCTGTTTTAACAAAGGAAATCTAGCAATCCCATCAAGAGAAGCACCTAAAGTCCCAAACGGAAATTTTAAAGACGCAAGAGCAATAAAAGACTTAAGGACTAAAGTATAATCTTCTCTCTCCTCACAAGATGCCTCTCCAACTAAAATAGTCCTTGTAATATCTGTTGTACCAAGTTCAAGGTAAGAACCCCCAGAATCTATCAAAAGCAACCCATTACTATCAAGATTTTTAGATCCTTTTTTAGGTCTATAATGAGGCAATGCTGAATTTTCTCTAAATCCAACTATTGAATCAAAACTAGAACTGAAAAATTCACTTCTTGCTGCCCTAACATCTAAAAGCATATTAGCAACATCTACTTCATCTAATCTAGAAAGCTCATCCTTACTTAAACTCTTAAATTTATATAAAAATTTAATCAAACTCACAGCATCAATAATATGAGCCTCTTTCATCTTACTAATCTCATAATCAGACTTCATTGCCTTAAGTTCATTAACAATACTTGATCCAAGCACCGCATTTGACTGACCAACAGATTCTAATATCTTAATATTACTTTCAACTGGTATAAAAAATTTTCCTTCACGATTAA
The DNA window shown above is from Borrelia anserina Es and carries:
- a CDS encoding aminopeptidase P family protein is translated as METSKKILSLRNLMMKSAIDAYLIASYDPHMSEYPHFRFNVREFITGFTGSAGTVIVTETEAVLFTDGRYFLQASSELEGTEFKLMKFGVKGCLDIFGYINANLKGLRLGIYSEDVSIKFYNDLVKNCRYTDIEILHEDLVSKIWQDRPNLESNKIFELSGAEKNDKRTDKIDRVTAKLKENAIDFYVISSLDEIAWLLNLRGLDIESSALFYSFLFIARSERYKNVLFVNFDKLDSDLKERLEAEGFEIEDYSNFYSFLAEINREGKFFIPVESNIKILESVGQSNAVLGSSIVNELKAMKSDYEISKMKEAHIIDAVSLIKFLYKFKSLSKDELSRLDEVDVANMLLDVRAARSEFFSSSFDSIVGFRENSALPHYRPKKGSKNLDSNGLLLIDSGGSYLELGTTDITRTILVGEASCEEREDYTLVLKSFIALASLKFPFGTLGASLDGIARFPLLKQGINFAHGTGHGVGFFLNVHEPPVSISPLSSYPFKGSEIASIEPGIYRSSKYGIRTENLVFVKQSYSNEFGTFLEFENLTLVPFEKELIVTEMLSEDELEYVNSYHKFVYFSLREYFSGDELKFLEISTSKI
- the def gene encoding peptide deformylase, with amino-acid sequence MEIVFYPDDLLRINANPVLNIDDELRKTVFEMVDLMDLNNGVGLAAPQVGLDLSLFVVRENVMAQPLVFVNPLITETSFELSVYREGCLSIPGVYYDLSRPKSIVVEAYNENGKFFKIENSSFLARIVQHEMDHLKGVLFIDYYEDQLRNKLLSPYMKKRRVVKL